A region from the Streptomyces lydicus genome encodes:
- a CDS encoding DUF4440 domain-containing protein — protein MEPTDERLRGVLDDLVRREPLFHRTEFGTTRADFEAMTAPDFWETGASGERYSRDFVLDVLEERYKAPPTEEWETSDFRCQELGAGVYLLTYTLVLNGRRTRRATIWQQGADDWRVLYHQGTVVQDL, from the coding sequence ATGGAACCGACCGACGAGCGACTACGCGGTGTTCTCGACGATCTAGTCCGTAGGGAACCGCTTTTCCACCGAACCGAGTTCGGAACGACAAGGGCCGATTTCGAGGCCATGACAGCGCCGGATTTCTGGGAGACAGGCGCGTCGGGAGAGCGCTACAGCCGCGACTTTGTGCTCGATGTCCTGGAAGAGCGCTACAAGGCCCCGCCGACCGAGGAGTGGGAGACGTCCGACTTCCGCTGTCAGGAACTGGGCGCGGGTGTCTATCTGTTGACGTACACCTTGGTCCTCAACGGACGGAGAACCCGGCGGGCAACCATCTGGCAACAGGGAGCCGACGACTGGAGGGTTCTCTACCACCAGGGAACCGTGGTTCAAGATCTCTGA